The genomic DNA AAAAAGAGCCATATAAGGCTCTTTTTTAAAAAACTATTGTCTTGGGATTGTAAAGTCTACTGCCTTGTAACAAACTATTGTTACAGGTCTCAAATCTCCATCTAGGTATTTTGTATAGTCACAAATATTATCTCCATTTTTTTCTCAGTGTTTCATAACTTGTTCTTTTTCTCAAAGAACTCAACCTTTCTTTAAAAATCTTTCTTTAGCTCTTTCATTTTTTTCTTCAAGAGTTAAAGATCTGTAACTTTTGGCTGGTTGAGTATTTACTGATCTAATAGTTCTAGATTTTGGTCTATTTGAATCTTCAACTTGAGTAACTTTAACCTCTTGATGTTGTTTACTTACTTCAGTTTCTTGTTTTTCTTTTTCTCCAACTTCTTTCTTTATTTCTATAGTTGGATTATTGGTATTACTTTCTCCAAATATTGCTCCTACTCCATAACCAGCTCCGCCTCCTCCTAATCCAACAGTTAGAAGGGCTCAAAGACCTTTAGGAACTAAAGTTAAGAAATTCATAGTATTAACTTACTACTGTCTTATAACAAGTAATTGATAAAGGTCTTAGATCTCCATCTAGATATTTTGTGTGGTCACAAGTCTTATCTCCATGTCTTTCTCATTTCTTCATAACTCCTTCTTCTTTTCACAGAGTTCATCCTTGTTTTGTAAATCTTTCAATTGCTCAATCTATCTTTTCTTGAAGAGTCATAGAGCTATAACTCTTTCTCGGTTTATTAACTTGTTGTCCTGTATTTACTGATCTAGGTGTTCTGGATTTAGATTGTGTTGGTGTTTGAGAAGATGATTTTGGCTTTACCTTAATTTCTTTTTGAACAGTTTCTTTTTCATTTATAGAAGATGAAGGTCCTTGTGGACCTTCTTCTTTCTTAACTAATTCACTTTGTGGTTGTTGACTACTACCTAGTAGTGAACCTAAACCAGATCCAATGCCCCCCCCCCAAGGAACCAAAAGAACCTAATCACATTAGTCCTTTAATTAGTAATGACATTGTTACTTTTTAAGAATTTCTGAAAAATATTATAAGGAAAGACATTATTTTTAAATATTTTTCAATAATGTCTTTTGAATGTTTTAGTTTTTTAAGAACAAGCCAATCCTATTGAGCCATCAGTTCTCTCTATTCTTCTACATTGAAAATCTCCCAATGAAGAACCAGAAATTCTTACAGATCCATCTGATTGTTTCTCAGAAGTTAATTCTTTAGATTTTGGATTTTCAGGAATTGAAGATTTTTGTTCAAGAGATTTTCCTTCCGAAATTACTAAATCTTTAGGAGCTTCAGGGGAGGAAATATTTCCTTCTCCTTTTAACCCTTGTTCAGTATTCTGAGTTTCTGATTCTTTATTTTCTAAAGTTTTTTCCTTAAAAATAGAACCTAATCCAATTCCGGCACCTCCTCCACTAGTACCAATAATTAAGAGTCCGGAAAAAACTTTAGTTAATAAACTTCAACCTTTCAAATTACTAAATAATATTTAACAACTAAAAAGGGCTGTCAAAAGCCCTTTATGTTCTTTTTCTAATTTGAAGAGTCTGAACTAATTTGTGGGGGATTTCCACAAGTTACAGAATTTATTACTCCATCGACAAACTTTCTAAGACAAGGGAAAGGTCCTTGACCATAAACCATTTGAATTGAAATTGCTGGTTCTCTTTTTCTGGGCTCAATTTTTGAATTAGTTTGGATGTCAGATGAGGGAGATTGCGAATCGTCTGTTTTTAAGGGATCAGAAGGTTGTGAAGAGTCTAAAGAAGATTCTTTACCTTCCTGTTGATCTGGAGTTAAATTATCTGTTTTTGGATCATTTTCGAGTCTGCCTGCACCTAAATCTTCTGGATTTTGTTGTTGAACTTCAACTATTTCTGAACTATTAAATAAATTTCCTGAGCTGGCCAAGCCAGCAACACTTCCAATGGTGCCAATAGATAATAAACATATTGAACCTTTAGCTAAAAGGCTTAAATTAAGCATTTAAGCCTTAACTTCCTGCATTGTAACAGAATGCTCCACTCATATATTTTCCTCATGATCAAGTGTGAATGCAATAAGAACCATTACTTCCTGAAACATACCTAACAGCAAATTCTTGATTTTTCTCTTCTTCAGTTAATGGTGGAATTACAGAGGATACATTAGGCTTTTTAGAGGTTTGATGTTTTGGAGAAGTTATTTCTCTTGGTAATGAGGAATGATTTTTAGTTTGTCCCTCTTGTGTCAATAATTTTGTATCTTCCTCGGTTCTTAATTTATTTGAAGAAATATTTTCTTCAAATTTTTGATCTTGTTCGGGAGATTCATTCACTTTTATTGTCGAAGAATCTCCTCCATTAGGATTTATTTCTTGATTTTTCACTACTTCAACTTTAGGTTGTTCAGAATTATTAAATATTGCTCCTAAGCCGGATCCAAGTCCTCCACCAACACCACCTAATGAGACTAAACCTACTAAACCTTTAGTTAACAAACCTAAATTAAACATTTAACTTTATCTACTTGGGTTAAAGCAAAATGCTCCATTTTGATATACACCTTTAACCCAAGTATGTAGACAATAAGAACCATTCTCTCCCTTAACTTCTTTAACTACAACTTCTTCTTGCTCTTCTTCATTTGAAGAAGAATTATTAACTTGAGGTTTTTTAACTTCTGATTCTGCGGAAATAGATTTAATTTGTTTTGATCTATTAGATGATTTGGTTGAAGAAGTATCTTTTACTCTTGCAGAATCTTGAGAATCTTTTTCTAAATTTTCTTGAGTTCTTAAATTAACTTCAGAAGAAAGTCCCTTTTCGGGACTTTCTGCTTGATCTACTAATTCAGTTTTTGGTTGTGAATTATTTCCAAATACTGAACCTAAACCGGAACCAATGCCCCCCCCGCACTAGCTATAGAAATTAATCCAATAAATCCCTTAGTTAACAAACTTACATTAAACATCTAATTTAATTTTTACTTCTGCAAACTGCTCCTCCTTGATATACTCCCCATCATCAAGTGTGAAGACAACTAATCCCATTTCCACTAATTGACTTAACTGTAACTTCTTGCTTTCTCTCTTCTTCTGTTAATTTAGGGGCTATAAGAGGGGAAGAATAACTAGTTGTTTTATTTTGGGAAGATTCTTTTTTGGGAGTTGATTTTGAAACTTTTTTATTTGTTTTTCCACTTTCAGAATTTAATTCTCTCTTAACTCTTGAATTTACCTGTTCTTTATTGACTGAATTCTTTGGTGATTCAGGAATTTCTTCTTTTCGGGAATGAATACCTTTTATAGGGGATTGTGAACTCTGATTATCAGAAATTTGAACTAATTCTTGTTTTCCGTCAGAAAGTCCCTTTTCGGGACTTTCTACCTCACTTACTAGCTTATTTTGTGGTGTTTGTTCACTATTAAATATTGAACCTAATCCTGATCCAACTCCCCCCCCGATGCCTCCTAAAGAAATAAGTCCCATAAGACATTTATTTAAAAGACCTAAACTAAACATTTCTAATTATTTATATCTGCAGATAGCACCATTCTGATATACACCGCTTCATCAAGTATGAAGACAACTTATTCTATCTCCACTAGTTGTCTTAACCAAAACAGGTTGTTTCTTTTCTGCCTCAGTTAATTGAGGAACATCAAAAGGTGAAAAAGGTTTAGGTGTTGTGGGCTTTTGAACTTGTTGTTTTCTCTGCGTAACTTTTGCAGTTTGTTGTTGAGTTTTGGTAAAAACACTATCTCGAACATTTCTTCTAACTCTTGTACCTCCTTGGTAACCACTTTCATCAGAAGATGACTTCTGAGAACTAATAACCGGAGTTTGACTTAATCTTTCTATTCCAGAAGAAAGTCCTTCTTTAGAACTTTCTTCTCTTTTAATTAATTCATTTTTGGATTGAGAATTATTGCCAAATATTGAGCCCAATCCTGATCCGACTCCTCCTCCAATTCCTCCCAAGGAAATAAGCCCCATAAGACCTTTATTTAACAAACCTAAACTAAACATTTTCTAGTTTTTAACTACTAGTTCTGCAGTATAGTCCATGTTGATATACTCCATTTCATCAAGTATGGAAACAGCTCATTCCATTCCCTACAGTTGTTTTAACTACCACCGATTGTCTTTTTTCTTCTTCAGTTAATGTTGGTCTATTAAAGTGTGAGAAAGTTTTAGATACTGGTTTAGGAGTTTCTTGATTTTTAGGAGGAACTACTTGTTTAGTTTTTTGGTCTGTAGATTTTTGTCCTTTTTGACTAACTTCTTTTTCTTTGTGTGATTCGGAACTTTGATCTTTTGGTTGAAATTTTTCAGAAAATCCTTGTTGAGGACTTTCCGCTACTTTTGTTAATTGATTTTGTGTTTGTGAACTAAATCCAAATAGTGATCCTAGACCGGAACCAATGCCCCCCCCGCACCACCTATAGAAATAAGTCCTATTAATCCCTTAGTTAACAATCCTGAACTAAACATTTCTTAAATTATCAGGATCTGCAAGTTGCACCATTGTAATAGCCTCCTCATCAAGTATGAAGGCAACTAATTCTTTCTCCTCTAGTTTCCTTAACTACAGTAGATTGTTGTCTTTCCTTTTCATTTAATTTTGGAACATCAAAAGGTGAAAAAGGCTTAGAGGCTATGGGTTTTTGTGCTTGAGTCTTACTTGGCGCAGCTTTTGGACTGGATTGTTGAGTTTTAGGTAAACTACTACTTCCACTATCTCTTCTAACTCTTGAATTTCCTTGAGAAGAATTACTTACTGTTACAGAAGAAGTACTTTTTTCTGTTTTAGGATGACTATTTCCTGAAAGTGATTGTTGTTGCAAAATAACTGAAATTTGATCTAAATTATCTGCTTTAAAAGAAAGTCCTGCTTTAGGACCTTCCTCTTTTCTAACTAATTCGCTTTTTGGTTGATTATCCCCTAGTAGTGAACCTAAACCAGATCCTATGCCCCCCCCACGGAACCTAAGGAAGCTAGACCCATTAATCCTTTAAGCAACAGTGACATTGTCATTTTCTGGAAAAAATTATAAGAAAAACACTAATTTTTTAAATATTTCTCTTATAAAACTAATAAAGATTTATTAATTTCTTTCTATTTGTTAAGTTAAGAAAAAATAAAAAAATTGTAAATTAAATTTAATTACTTTTAAGCTCAAATATTTCGTTTAAATAGCTTCGCGAGGAAAACATAATAATTTTTAGTTTTTAACTTAAAAAATACATAAAAGGGGCTTTTTTAGCCCCTTAATATTTCTTAAATTATCTTTTTTCTGGAAGAATTTTTACTTTCAAAATAATTAGATTGTTCTACCCACTTTTATGTCTTTGAAGAGAAAAATTTATCTAAATATAAAAAGAAATTTCTAAGGGTTTTTTGTCAAAAGTAAGGGCTTTTTAGCCCTTTACTTTTTGACTAATTTAGTAACAGAATATTGTAATTACTTCTCTTCTGTCTCTAGGAATGGTTTCGGTACAAGTTCCTCCTCATTGATTTCGATATATTTCTATCACTCTATCTTCTTCTTGAATTAAATGTCCATTAGGTTTACTTGGCTTTGTTCTTAAAACTCTTTCCATATTGTTTGAAGGTATAGATGGTTTTCTTTGTTGAGGAGTCACTTTTGGTGTTGAAGATTTAGGTTGAGAATTTGCTCTAGGAGAGGAAACTGTTGAAGCTCTACCTCTTGAAACTTGAGGTGAAGGATTTACATTTTTAACAGTAGGTTGCTTACTTTGAATTCCAGAAGAAACATTTTTAGATTGTTGTGTTTTTTGCGAATCTTGAGTTTCTTTTTTAACTTCTGGTTTTTGAGTAAGTCCTTCTTGAGGACTTACTTCTTGACTTGTTAAAACACTTGTTGGTTGTTGTTCTCTGTTAAGTAAAGATCCTAGACCGGAACCAATGCCCCCCCCACGGAACCTAAAGAAGCCAATCCCATTAATCCTTTAAGTAGTAGTGACATTGCCATTTTCTGCAAAAAATTATAAGAAAGTCATTAATTTTTTAAATGTTTTTTAGTCATAGCTGATAAATGTTTTACAAATTTATTTTTCATTTGAAAAGAAAAAGAAGGTTTTCTTATTTTTTGTATATTTGAAGATTCTAGAAGAGAGTTTGACTGGATTGTTTCACCTCCTTTCTTATCAGAAGGATTAGAGGGAATAGAATTTTCCTTTCCAGAATTTTCTACTTCTTCATCATTAGGTTTTTTGACAATATTTCCTTCAGGTATAGCAGGATCTTCTGATTGCTGTCCTGATTGATCAGAAATAACTTCTTTTGTTATTTCTGAATTATTTAGTGAATTACTTACACTAGCTAAACTAGCTACTCCTCCAATAGTTCCAAAGGATATAAGACAGATCAATCCCTTAGCAACTAAGCTGAGATTAAACATCTCTTAGTTGCTTAGCTCTTGACGCGACAGAATTGACTATGGAATTTTCCATTTATTCAAGTCTCTAAACAATAACCATTAGGTATATTTCTTGATTTAACTTCAAAAGAATCTCTTTCTATATCTATTTCTTTTGAAGAAGTTGATCCAGTTTGAGGCTTCTTTTCTTGTCGCTGTGAAAGCTTTTTAACTTGTGGAGGATTATTTATGCTAGGTTTTGATTGTTTAGGTGAAGAAAAAGAAGAAGGAGAAGCTGAAGATTTAGTTATTGCTAAAGGAGATTCTTTAGTTGTCTCTTGTTTATTTAAGTCTTTTCTAACTCTAGAAGATGGCGAAACTTCTTGTTCTGTTGGAGTTGTATTTTCTGGGTTTTGTTCTCTATTTGAAATTTGAGAATTAGTCTTTGTCTCTTCAAAAGAAGAATTTTCAACAGAACTTCCTTTTTCCTTAGATACTAATTCAGTATTTGGTTGTTGATTGTAACCAAATACTGAACCTAAACCAGTCCCAAGTCCTCCTCCGACACCACCTAGGGATATAAGTCCCATCAAACCTTTTGATAACAAACCTAAATTAAACATCTAACTATTTACTAACTCTACAGAATGAACCATTAGATCTTCCATTTACTATTGTTTCCATACAATTGGCCCCATTTGGTCCAGAATAATATCTAACTTCATAGGTAATATTTTCTTCTGATTCCACTTCACTTCTAGAAGTTGTTCTAGCCGAAGTTCTATTTTTTTGTTGATGTTCGGAAGTAGAGGGTAAGGATTTAGAAATTTTTGGAATATTGTCTTGAACTGATTGTTGTGTCTGTTTTTCTAAATCTTTTTTAAGATTTGAAATTTCTGCAATTGTTGATTTACTACTTTCAGAATTATTTTCTATATGACTTTGTTGACTTTCAGAAACTAGTGTTTGAATAAATTGTTTTTGAGAAGAAAGTCCCTCTCGGGAACTTTCTTCTTTATCTACTAATTCAGTTTTTGGTTGTGAATTAACACTGAAAGCTGAACCTAAACTAGATCCTATGCCCCCCCCGCAGAAGCTATAGAAATAATTCCAATTAATCCTTTAGTTATCAAATTCAGATTAAACAATTTTTAACCTGAAATACTGCAAACTGCACTAAATCAATAACCATTGATTCATGTTTCTAGGCAATTAGCTCCATCTTGTCTTCTACTATTTCTAACTTCAATGGTATCGCTATCCTCTACTTGTTCTGGATAAATTCTTCTAGGCTTTATATTATTTGGTTGTTTATTTACAATATTTTTCGCTACCGGTGCTTTTGAATTAGGTTTTTGTTGTTTTGGGGTGGAAGCAGGTTTTGCTGGTGATTGAACTGGTTGCGAAATTCTTTGGCTAACTGCATCTCTTCTAACTCTTTGAGAATCTGAATTTCTTTGAGTTTCTTCAGTTTTTGTTAACTTTTCTTCTTTTTTAACTTCTTTGACTACTTGTGGATTGTTATTTTTTGAATCTTGACTTTGAACTGATGAAGCTGGAGAATCTTTTGCTTGAACAGAAAGTCCTTGCGGACTTTCTGATTCTTTTTTAATTAATTCACTTTGTGATTGACTATTACCTAGTAATGAACCTAAACCTGAGCCAATGCCCCCCCCACGGAACCTAAGGAAGCTAATCCCATTAATCCTTTAAGTAGTAGTGACATTGCCATTTTCTGAAAAATATTATAAGAAAAGCACTAATTTTTTGAATATTTTTAAACACAACTAACGAATTTTTTGTTAATTTCTTCTTTTTTAATAAGAAAAAATAAAAAATTTATAAATTGAATTTAATTGTTTTTTATGCTAAATTTTTAACTTAATTTAATTTGCGGAGAAAACATAATAATTTTTAGTTTTTAATCTAAAAAATAAATAAAAAGGGGCTTTTCAGCCCCTTCATATTTCTTAAACTATCTTTTTTTGGAAATAATTTTTATTCCCTTAAATAGTTAGAAAGGTCTGCCCATTTTTATGTTTTTAAAAAGCAAAATTCATCGAAATATAGAAAAAGACTTTTAAAAGTTTTTGTTAAAAGTAAGGGCTTTTTAGCCCTTTACTTTTTAACTAATTTAGTAACAAACTATTGTTATTGATTCTCTTCTACTTCTAGGAGTGGTTTCGGTACAAGTTCTTCCTCTTTCATCATAATATATTTCTGCCACTCTATCGTCCTCTCTAATTAAATAACCATTACGTCTACTTGGTTGTGTCTTTAGCTCTCTTGGAGTATCTATTAATCTAACAGATCTTTGTTGAGAATTTGTTCTTGAAGAAGAAGATTGATTAGTTCTAGAGTTTGAAGAAAATACTGTTAAAGTTCTACCTCTTGGAGCTGGAGAAGGAGAATTTACATTTCTTGAGATATTTTGTTGATTTTGTGATTTAGGAGAAATTTGTTTAGCTCCTTGTCCTTGTTGAGAATCTTGAGAATTTTCTTTAACTTTTGGTCCTTGAGTAAGTCCTCCTTGAGGACTTACTTCTTGACTTGTTAAAACATTTGTTGATTGTTGTTCGCTATTAAATAGAGAACCTAGCCCTGAACCAATGCCCCCCCCCAAAGAACCAAAGGAACCTAGTCACATTAGACCTTTAACTAGCAGTGTCATTATTTTTTTCTAAGAATTTCTAAAAAGTATTATAAAGCAAAACATATTTTTCATTAATTTTTATGGAAAAGTTTTTTCTAAAACCTATTTCAGTTACAGTTATATCCCTTTAACTTCCGATCTTTCTTGCCAATCTTATAAAAACAAGTAACTCTTCCTCTACTTACTATTTGAAGATCAGTATCATCATCTAATTTTTCTTCCTCTTCGACTTTTTGTTTACTTTGAGTTATTTCTGTTGACTCATTTTTATTCCCCATAAAAGAAACTACTCCAATACTAGTTCCTCCACCAATAGCTCCCACAGAAAGAACTCCTAAAAGAATTTTTGTGAGTAAAGAAAAACTAACCATTATTTAATAGCTGGATTTAAAAAGAAGTAATATTTTCCTTCTTGTTTTTTAGAAGGTCCTTTTTCAGGACCTTCTTTATTTACTATTTCATTTTTAAATAAAAATCTTAGATTCGAAGTGGTGCCCCCCCCGCAAAGTTAAAAGATGGAAATATTTTCATTATTTCTTTTTTAAACAACTTAAAAACTTGATTTGAATTTTACTGCTTTTTAGTGAAATTATCTGAAATTATGGAAGTCCACAAACTGAACCTACATAATTTCTTCCCAAGAATGAATGCAAACATGTTTTTCCTGGATTATTTCTATCTGCTTCAGATTTAGCTCAAAGTACGGGTTCTTGATCTTCTTCTAAAGATCGATTATTTCTGTTTTGGGTGGTTACTGGCTTTGGAGTTACAGGTACAGATTTTTTTGCTAAAGGTTGACCAGAATTTTGTTGATTATTTGAAGTATTTTTATTACCTGATGTAGAAGAGCTTACTCTTTGAACCTTATCTTGTTTTGGGGATAAGGGAGGAACTACAGGACCTTTATTAGTTTCTTTTCCTTGAACTACTTTAATTACAGATTGTTTTTTGGTAGAACTGGTTTGACCTTGATTTAAAGATTTTTGTTGTTGATCCTTATTTCTATGATCAACTTCTTCTTTTTTATCTTCCAAAGAAATCCCTGATTCAGGATTCTTTGAACTTAAAGAACTACTTAAGACACTCTTTTCTGGCTCTTTATTCGTTAATAAAGATCCGAAACCTGAACCAACGCCCCCCCCCAACAGTTCCTAAGGAAAATAATCCTACAAGACAATTTTTTAATAAAGTTATATTCATTTTCTAAATACCATTATAAGGGAGAAAAGGGCTTTAAGCCCTATTTCTTCTTATTAAATTTTTTGAA from Mycoplasma suis str. Illinois includes the following:
- a CDS encoding hydroxymethylglutaryl-CoA reductase, with product MVSFSLLTKILLGVLSVGAIGGGTSIGVVSFMGNKNESTEITQSKQKVEEEEKLDDDTDLQIVSRGRVTCFYKIGKKDRKLKGYNCNWNRF